The following DNA comes from Microbacterium terregens.
CACGCAGCGCGGCTCGGTCTACGGTGGGCTATCCCTGGTACCGCGGGAATGCCGAGCGGCCGGCGTATTCGGCCGCATCGCCCAGTTCTTCCTCGATGCGCAGAAGCTGATTGTATTTCGCGACGCGCTCGCTGCGGGCGGGCGCGCCGCTCTTGATCTGACCGGAGTTCACGGCGACGGAGAGGTCGGCGATCGTGGTGTCCTCGGTCTCGCCGGAGCGGTGCGAGAACATCGTGGTGTAGCCGGAGCGGTGCGCCAGGTCCACGGCGTCGAGGGTCTCCGAGAGGGTGCCGATCTGGTTGACCTTCACCAGCAGCGAGTTCGCGACGCCGCGCTTGATCCCGTCCGCGAGGCGGGTCGGGTTCGTGACGAAGAGGTCGTCCCCGACGAGCTGGATCTTCGAGCCGAGCTTGTCGGTCAGGTGCTTCCAGGCATCCCAGTCGTCTTCTGCGAGGGCATCCTCGATGGTGATGATCGGGTAGGCGTCGGCGAGCTCGATGTAGTACTCGGTGAGCTGCTCGGCTGTCCAGTTCTTGCCTTCGAAGACGTACGATCCGTCGCGGTAGAACTCGGTGGCCGCGACGTCCATGCCGAGGGCGATCTCTGTGCCGGGTGTGAAGCCCGCTTTTTCGATGGCCGCGATGAGGAAGTCCAGGCCCTCGCGGTTGCTCGGCAGATCGGGCGCGAAGCCGCCCTCGTCGCCGAGGCCGGTGGCGTATCCGGCGGCCAGGAGCTCGCCCTTGAGGACGTGGTAGGTCTCGGTGCCCCAGCGGAGTGCTTCGGCGAACGTCGAGGCGCCGATGGGCGCGAGGAAGAACTCCTGCATGTCGATGCCGTTGTCGGCGTGCGATCCGCCGTTGATGACGTTGAACAGCGGAACGGGGAGGACGTGCGCGTTCGGCCCGCCGAGGTAGCGGAAGAGGGGCAGATCGGCCGCATCGGCGGCCGCCTTTGCGACGGCGAGGCTGACACCCAGGATGGCGTTGGCCCCCACGCGCCCCTTGTTCTCAGTCCCGTCGACCTCGATGAGGATCTCGTCGATGATGCGCTGCTCGCTGGCGTCCACACCCTCGATGGCGGGGCCGAGCTCGTCGATGACGGCGTCGACCGCTTTCAGCACGCCCTTGCCGCCGTAGCGGGTCTTGTCACCGTCGCGCAGCTCGTAGGCCTCGAACGCGCCGGTGGACGCACCGGACGGGACGGCCGCTCGCTGAACGATGCCGTCGTCGAGGAGGACCTCGACTTCGACGGTCGGGTTTCCGCGCGAGTCCAAGATCTCGCGCGCGTTGACTGCCTCGATAAGTGCCACGGAGGACTCCCTGTTGGTTCGTGAGGGGGCGGGGCGGAGCGTCGTCGGTCCGCAGTCGAGTCTAGTGACGGGGATGCCGCGACACAGGTCCGCGCCGGAGGGGATGGCCCTCTCAGACCACGATGGCGATCGCGACTCCGTCCCAGCCCTTGAGGTCGAGCGTCTGCAGGGCCGTCGCATCGAACCGGGGATCGCGGCCGAGCAGTTCGAGTGCGCGCTGCGTCCCGATCACCTGCGGATTCATCGTGGCGGGGTTCGCCACCTCGCCGCCGCGGCCGATGTTGTCCACGACCACGACGGTGCCCGGATGCCCGAGGCGCGCCGCCCAGTCGAGATAGATCGTGTTCGACTCCTTGTCGGCGTCGATGAAGACCAGATCGAACGATCCCTCACCCGCGAGCGTCGGGAGCACCTGCTCGGCACGTCCGACCCGGATGTCCACC
Coding sequences within:
- the eno gene encoding phosphopyruvate hydratase — its product is MALIEAVNAREILDSRGNPTVEVEVLLDDGIVQRAAVPSGASTGAFEAYELRDGDKTRYGGKGVLKAVDAVIDELGPAIEGVDASEQRIIDEILIEVDGTENKGRVGANAILGVSLAVAKAAADAADLPLFRYLGGPNAHVLPVPLFNVINGGSHADNGIDMQEFFLAPIGASTFAEALRWGTETYHVLKGELLAAGYATGLGDEGGFAPDLPSNREGLDFLIAAIEKAGFTPGTEIALGMDVAATEFYRDGSYVFEGKNWTAEQLTEYYIELADAYPIITIEDALAEDDWDAWKHLTDKLGSKIQLVGDDLFVTNPTRLADGIKRGVANSLLVKVNQIGTLSETLDAVDLAHRSGYTTMFSHRSGETEDTTIADLSVAVNSGQIKSGAPARSERVAKYNQLLRIEEELGDAAEYAGRSAFPRYQG